GCACCCGACCATTCATAGGCGAAGAACTTGCCGGTGCGCCCCACGCCGCACTGCACTTCGTCGTAGATCAGGAGCAGATCGTTATCGTCGCACAGCTTGCGCAGCGCCTTCAGCGTCTCGGCGGGAACCGCACGGATGCCGCCCTCGCCCTGCACGGGTTCGATCAGGATGCCGGCGGTCTCGCCTGTGATCGCCCTCTTCACCGCCTCGATATCGCCGAGCGCGACCTGGTCAAAGCCCTCGACCTTCGGGCCGAAACCTTCGAGATACTTCGGCTGGCCGCCGGCTGCGATGGTCGCCAGCGTGCGACCGTGGAAGGCCCCCTCGAAGGTAATGATCCGGTACTTCTCGGGCTTTCCCTTCACGAAGTGATAGCGCCGCGCCGTCTTGATCGCGCATTCCAGCGCCTCGGCGCCGGAATTGGTGAAGAACACCTTGTCGGCGAAGGTGCTGTCGACCAGCCGCTCGCCGAGCCTGCGCTGCTCGGGCACCTCGTAGAGATTGGACGTGTGCCACAGCTTGCCGGCCTGCTCGCGCAGCGCCTCGACCAGGTGCGGATGGCCGTGTCCGAGCGAATTGACCGCGATGCCGGCCGCGAAGTCCAGATATCGCTCGCCGCCCTTCGTGATCAGCCACGCTCCCTCTCCGTGATCGAACGCCAGCGGCGCCCTCGCAAAGGTTTGATAAAGCGCAGAACCGCTCATGCCAGACTGCTCCGGAACCGACCTTGCCGAACGTTCGCCCCCCCACCCGCGCGGCGGCAGGACCACCAAATCAAAAAGCCGCCCCCGGGGCGGCCTCTTCCACCATCATATCGGGGTTTTTCGTCGCGAAGTCAACGGACGCGGCCGTCTCGCGACCTTCCCACGGCCTTCGCGCCTTCATGACGGCTTTCCCTTGCGGCAGGGCCGCAAGTTGGGGAAAACTGAAAATTCCGATTCGGCGTCCGGACCCGACTCTTGTCACGGAGTCACCGGGTATTGTAGCTTGCGGCTACGAAACGACTAGATTTCGTGCGGCGGACCAAAATCACCCCGAGTAATTGATGCGTCCTCCTGGCGTCGCCAGGGTTGGCATGGATTCGGATTCCTCGGCGGGCACTACCCAGGAGCCTATTTGCATGAACTGGACAGACGAGCGGGTCGAACTTCTCCGAAAACTGTGGGCCGAGGGTCTGAGCGCCAGCCAGATCGCTGCGCAGCTGGGTGGAGTGAGCCGAAATGCCGTGATCGGCAAGGTCCATCGTCTGAAGCTGTCGAGCCGCGGCCGTGCCGCCCCCGCGCAGGCCCGCCAGAAGAAGCCCAAGCCTGCAGCGCCGAAAGCTGCCAAGCCCGCCGCCCCTCCTCCACGCCCGGTGCCTCAGACCGTGGGCGCCACCGCCCTCAAGGTGGAGTTCGAGCCCGAGCCGGCACC
The nucleotide sequence above comes from Aquibium microcysteis. Encoded proteins:
- a CDS encoding GcrA family cell cycle regulator — translated: MNWTDERVELLRKLWAEGLSASQIAAQLGGVSRNAVIGKVHRLKLSSRGRAAPAQARQKKPKPAAPKAAKPAAPPPRPVPQTVGATALKVEFEPEPAPRPVTRTDDGVVVPISRRLKLVELSDRTCKWPNGDPLNEDFHFCGTASKDGSPYCAYHARLAYQPVSDRRRAR
- a CDS encoding aspartate aminotransferase family protein, translated to MSGSALYQTFARAPLAFDHGEGAWLITKGGERYLDFAAGIAVNSLGHGHPHLVEALREQAGKLWHTSNLYEVPEQRRLGERLVDSTFADKVFFTNSGAEALECAIKTARRYHFVKGKPEKYRIITFEGAFHGRTLATIAAGGQPKYLEGFGPKVEGFDQVALGDIEAVKRAITGETAGILIEPVQGEGGIRAVPAETLKALRKLCDDNDLLLIYDEVQCGVGRTGKFFAYEWSGAVPDIMAIAKGIGGGFPMGACLATDAAASGMTPGVHGTTFGGNPLAMAVGNAVLDVVLADGFLDEVNRKALLFKQGLASIVDEFPAVFEEIRGIGLILGLKCRMPNAGVNMAFREEKLLTVPGGDNVVRLLPPLTLTDDDIREGLVRIRSAAAKLASGAPGH